The Nitrosomonas sp. genomic sequence CCGATAAAGCCTGGTAATGCTCTGCCATTGCGGGAGATACCTGTTGGTAGTGTTATTCACTGTGTTGAGCTTAGACCGGGTAAGGGGGGGCAGATAGCTAGATCAGCAGGTACTTCTGTTCAGCATATGGCGCGTGATGGTATGTATTCTCAAATTAAGCTGAGATCTGGCGAAATTAGGAGAATACATATTGATTGCAGGGCGACTATTGGAGAGGTGGGTAATTCTGAATATAATCTGCAGTCGATGGGTAAAGCTGGGGCAGTTCGTTGGCGTGGCGTTAGGCCGACGGTTCGGGGTGTGGTAATGAATCCTGTTGATCATCCTCACGGAGGGGGCGAGGGAAGAACCGCTGCTGGACGGCATCCGGTAAGTCCGTGGGGGACGCCATCCAAAGGTGGGAGAACCAGAAATAATAAAAGAACAAATAATATGATTCTTCGTGCAAGATATGCGAAAAAAGGATAGTCAAGATGAGTCGATCTATTGCAAAAGGTCCGTTTGTTGATTTGCACTTAATAAATAAGGTGTTAATCTCAAGTGAAAAAAAAGATAAAAGACCTATAAAAACGTGGTCAAGACGTTCAACAATTTTGCCGAGTTTTATAGGGCTTACAATAGCGGTGCATAATGGTAGGCAGCATGTTCCTGTTTATGTAACTGAGAATATGGTTGGTCATAAATTAGGTGAATTCTCGCATACAAGAACGTTTAAAGGTCATGCAGGTGATAAAAAAACTGCTGTAAATAAACGTTAAAGGATCGAAAATGGAAACAGTTGCAAGGTTGCGAGGAGTGAGGTTGTCTGCACAAAAGTGTCGCCTTGTTGCCAATCAGATAAGGGGTTTGTCAGTAGATAGTGCAGTTAAATTACTGACTTTTAGCCCAAAGAAAGGGGCTAATATTGTTCTTAAATTATTGGAATCTGCGGTGGCAAATGCTGAGCATAATGATGGTTCTGATGTAGATGAGCTTCTGGTTAAAAAGATTTGTGTTGA encodes the following:
- the rplB gene encoding 50S ribosomal protein L2, whose amino-acid sequence is MQLVKTKPTSPGQRGVVKLVNKGLYSGRSHASLTEKSKKTAGRNNSGKITVRHIGGGHKYHYRKIDFRRSKDHICARVERIEYDPNRNAHIALLCYADGERRYVIAPKGIEVGSVILSGQGSPIKPGNALPLREIPVGSVIHCVELRPGKGGQIARSAGTSVQHMARDGMYSQIKLRSGEIRRIHIDCRATIGEVGNSEYNLQSMGKAGAVRWRGVRPTVRGVVMNPVDHPHGGGEGRTAAGRHPVSPWGTPSKGGRTRNNKRTNNMILRARYAKKG
- the rpsS gene encoding 30S ribosomal protein S19; translated protein: MSRSIAKGPFVDLHLINKVLISSEKKDKRPIKTWSRRSTILPSFIGLTIAVHNGRQHVPVYVTENMVGHKLGEFSHTRTFKGHAGDKKTAVNKR
- the rplV gene encoding 50S ribosomal protein L22: METVARLRGVRLSAQKCRLVANQIRGLSVDSAVKLLTFSPKKGANIVLKLLESAVANAEHNDGSDVDELLVKKICVDQGTSLKRTSARAKGRGNRIVKPTCHIELAVGS